The proteins below are encoded in one region of Hordeum vulgare subsp. vulgare chromosome 3H, MorexV3_pseudomolecules_assembly, whole genome shotgun sequence:
- the LOC123445523 gene encoding gamma-tubulin complex component 5-like isoform X2 — MAPASMVLPQQPTGYLETPVPESFIHLLQRSVSKGLPHAAPAPASRADEHELVKSVFQVLQGFDTPLLYWDKNVPAYCEKPGTYVSHLSRASLGSVLKPFLFAATCLKRAELFVGKVRSCGHGTPTLSAFASAVDSWLMRLREAALKEEEKSFLSVDRTVTLLALTDSMSSLCSGAEHLYQVVHGAVPDSFWGSGANIASSEVAVHVVNHIFKKLNEVCLVEDGEGEPYHMLLVIFAGTLLPYLQCLDSWLYDGILDDPYEEMFFYANNAVTIDQPAFWEMSYMLRVRGPRSDNSSTLTDSESIRTKESSKQEPSNTGACLKTSNQGYTDILCPVFLKDIARPIVSAGKSFQLVQHVQSTHHIRTHDGTNGFDVDQRFNHSSRQNWPDVLRSDIQNGHLRCQDALTKSAGQFGHDAREMGLLSLSEIFLICLSGLLENGDHVYEFLRRLRAGSAPDVQAFLECKSDAQGMEEACAENCSKKTWLKLLRGAISGRKYDGMEKTLSKDAVTGDPIFVHGYLQDVSSSAVEMPFSPCCYENTAITACGDVLQRNPNSWSDLNISTSFNLPPLNDDNMRSAIFGDRQSAGTSTCGDTQPTPSFPRLDGTDFKFGFRFDDLEYVRQEDDRRTLEELYAFPTLLPCVTENAPLSEILPLQKDSTLASRVLKFIQSMSLKDPLHPVGIIQECLSKCIKKQVDHIGKQILCKLMGEWRLMDELLVLRAIYLLGSGDMLQQFLITIFDKLDKGNSWDDDFELNTLLQESIRYSADKMLLTAPDSLVVSLAKHDTRYDEESAPTSRKGRAQGFGIDALDVLNFTYKVSWPLDLIANTEALKKYNKVMGFLLKVKRAKFVLDETRKWMWKGRGSTTPNFKQHLIVGQKLLHFVDAFHQYVMDRVYHSAWTELCDGMASATTLDEVMEVHEAYLSSIQRQCFVASDKLWALIASRVKTILGLALDFHNVEQTLGTGGTAASVRARCEMELDRIEKQFDECVVFLLRILSFKLNVGHFPHLADLVTRINYNHYYMSDTGSFTAIPGSRARQQP, encoded by the exons ATGGCCCCTGCATCCATGGTTCTTCCTCAGCAACCCACAGGGTACCTGGAGACCCCTGTCCCCGAAAGCTTCATACACCTGCTCCAGCGCAGCGTCTCCAAGGGCCTTCCTCacgcggcgccggcgccggcctcGAGGGCGGACGAGCATGAGCTG GTCAAAAGTGTCTTCCAGGTGCTCCAGGGCTTCGACACGCCCTTGCTCTACTGGGACAAGAATGTGCCGGCCTACTGCGAGAAACCTGGGACGTATGTGTCGCATCTCTCGCGGGCGAGCCTCGGCTCCGTGCTCAAGCCCTTTCTGTTTGCGGCGACATGCTTGAAGCGAGCGGAGCTCTTTGTTGGGAAGGTTAGGTCGTGCGGTCACGGGACTCCGACATTGAGTGCGTTTGCTAGTGCGGTCGATTCATGGCTTATG AGGCTCCGGGAAGCAGCTCTCAAGGAGGAAGAGAAGTCGTTTCTTTCTGTTGATCGGACTGTGACTCTTTTGGCTTTAACTGATTCTATGTCAAG TTTATGTTCGGGAGCAGAACATCTGTATCAAGTTGTGCATGGAGCTGTGCCAGACAGCTTTTGGGGTTCTGGAGCAAACATTGCATCTAGTGAAGTGGCAGTCCATGTTGTGAACCATATTTTTAAAAAGTTAAATGAAGTCTGTCTTGTGGAAGATGGCGAG GGTGAGCCATATCATATGCTGCTAGTGATATTTGCTGGAACCTTATTACCTTATCTTCAGTGCCTTGATTCCTGGCTTTATGATGGTATTCTTGATGACCCTTATGAAGAG ATGTTCTTTTATGCAAATAATGCAGTTACGATAGATCAACCAGCCTTCTGGGAAATGAGCTATATGCTCAGAGTAAGAGGACCACGATCTGACAATTCATCAACCCTAACTGACAGTGAGTCTATCAGGACAAAGGAATCAAGCAAACAGGAACCAAGTAATACAGGAGCTTGCTTGAAAACCAGTAATCAAGGTTACACGGATATACTATGCCCGGTGTTCTTGAAGGATATCGCAAGGCCCATTGTATCTGCTGGAAAATCATTTCAGCTTGTTCAGCATGTTCAGAGCACACACCATATTCGAACTCATGATGGCACAAATGGTTTTGATGTTGATCAACGTTTCAATCACAGTAGTCGACAGAATTGGCCAGACGTATTAAGATCTGATATTCAAAACGGGCATTTAAGATGTCAAGATGCTCTTACAAAATCTGCAGGCCAGTTTGGACATGATGCTCGCGAAATGGGCCTCTTATCTTTGTCTGAGATTTTCTTGATATGCCTATCTGGTCTGTTAGAGAATGGTGACCATGTTTATGAATTCTTAAGAAGGCTGCGTGCTGGTAGTGCTCCAGATGTCCAAGCTTTTTTGGAGTGTAAGAGTGACGCACAAGGAATGGAAGAGGCATGTGCAGAAAATTGCTCCAAGAAGACTTGGTTAAAGCTCTTAAGAGGTGCTATCTCAGGAAGAAAATATGATGGTATGGAGAAAACATTGTCCAAAGATGCTGTTACGGGGGATCCAATATTTGTTCATGGATACCTGCAAGATGTATCTTCCAGTGCAGTAGAAATGCCTTTCAGTCCATGTTGCTATGAAAATACAGCCATCACTGCTTGCGGAGATGTACTGCAGAGGAATCCAAATTCTTGGAGTGATTTGAATATCTCTACAAGTTTTAACCTTCCTCCAttgaatgatgataacatgcggaGTGCTATATTTGGCGATCGCCAATCTGCTGGAACTAGCACCTGTGGCGATACACAGCCTACACCATCTTTTCCCAGACTAGATGGAACTGATTTTAAATTTGGTTTTCGGTTTGATGATTTGGAATATGTTCGTCAAGAGGATGATAGAAGGACCCTCGAGGAACTTTATGCatttccgactcttcttccttgtGTAACT GAAAATGCCCCGTTGTCGGAGATTTTACCTTTGCAGAAAGATAGTACACTTGCATCACGAGTTCTGAAGTTTATTCAGAGCATGAGTTTGAAAGACCCTCTTCATCCAGTGGGTATTATCCAAGAATGCCTTTCTAAATGTATAAAGAAACAG GTGGATCACATTGGCAAGCAAATCCTGTGCAAGCTAATGGGTGAATGGAGATTAATGGATGAACTGCTTGTATTACGAGCTATCTATTTGCTAGGATCAG GTGACATGCTGCAGCAGTTTCTGATAACAATTTTTGATAAGCTCGATAAAGGAAATTCCTGGGACGATGATTTTGAGCTGAATACTTTGTTGCAG GAATCCATAAGATATTCAGCTGATAAAATGCTCCTAACCGCTCCAGATTCGTTGGTTGTTTCATTAGCAAAGCATGACACACGATATGATGAGGAAAGTGCACCAACTTCCAGAAAAGGTCGTGCACAGGGTTTTGGCATCGATGCGCTTGATGTACTTAACTTCACATATAAG GTGTCTTGGCCTCTTGATCTAATTGCCAATACAGAGGCTCTGAAGAAGTATAATAAG GTCATGGGGTTCTTACTGAAAGTCAAGCGTGCAAAGTTTGTTTTGGACGAAACCCGAAAGTGGATGTGGAAG GGCAGAGGCAGCACGACGCCTAATTTTAAACAACACTTAATAGTAGGGCAGAAGCTCCTCCATTTTGTCGATGCATTTCATCAATATGTCATGGACCGA GTGTATCATAGTGCGTGGACTGAGCTTTGTGATGGCATGGCATCTGCTACTACATTAGATGAAGTCATGGAAGTTCATGAGGCATATCTTTCTTCTATTCAGAGACAATGCTTTGTGGCCTCGGATAAGTTG TGGGCTCTGATCGCCAGTCGAGTCAAGACTATACTGGGATTGGCGTTAGACTTCCACAATGTGGAGCAAACTCTCGGCACTGGAGGGACCGCGGCATCTGTTAGGGCAAGATGCGAGATGGAGTTGGATCGGATCGAGAAGCAATTCGACGAGTGCGTCGTGTTCCTCTTGAGG ATCCTATCTTTCAAGCTGAACGTGGGCCACTTTCCCCATCTCGCGGATTTGGTCACGAGGATCAACTACAATCACTATTACATGTCTGACACCGGAAGCTTCACTGCGATCCCTGGGTCCCGTGCTCGGCAGCAGCCTTGA
- the LOC123445523 gene encoding uncharacterized protein LOC123445523 isoform X1, with protein MAPASMVLPQQPTGYLETPVPESFIHLLQRSVSKGLPHAAPAPASRADEHELVKSVFQVLQGFDTPLLYWDKNVPAYCEKPGTYVSHLSRASLGSVLKPFLFAATCLKRAELFVGKVRSCGHGTPTLSAFASAVDSWLMRLREAALKEEEKSFLSVDRTVTLLALTDSMSSLCSGAEHLYQVVHGAVPDSFWGSGANIASSEVAVHVVNHIFKKLNEVCLVEDGEGEPYHMLLVIFAGTLLPYLQCLDSWLYDGILDDPYEEMFFYANNAVTIDQPAFWEMSYMLRVRGPRSDNSSTLTDSESIRTKESSKQEPSNTGACLKTSNQGYTDILCPVFLKDIARPIVSAGKSFQLVQHVQSTHHIRTHDGTNGFDVDQRFNHSSRQNWPDVLRSDIQNGHLRCQDALTKSAGQFGHDAREMGLLSLSEIFLICLSGLLENGDHVYEFLRRLRAGSAPDVQAFLECKSDAQGMEEACAENCSKKTWLKLLRGAISGRKYDGMEKTLSKDAVTGDPIFVHGYLQDVSSSAVEMPFSPCCYENTAITACGDVLQRNPNSWSDLNISTSFNLPPLNDDNMRSAIFGDRQSAGTSTCGDTQPTPSFPRLDGTDFKFGFRFDDLEYVRQEDDRRTLEELYAFPTLLPCVTENAPLSEILPLQKDSTLASRVLKFIQSMSLKDPLHPVGIIQECLSKCIKKQVDHIGKQILCKLMGEWRLMDELLVLRAIYLLGSGDMLQQFLITIFDKLDKGNSWDDDFELNTLLQESIRYSADKMLLTAPDSLVVSLAKHDTRYDEESAPTSRKGRAQGFGIDALDVLNFTYKVSWPLDLIANTEALKKYNKVMGFLLKVKRAKFVLDETRKWMWKGRGSTTPNFKQHLIVGQKLLHFVDAFHQYVMDRVYHSAWTELCDGMASATTLDEVMEVHEAYLSSIQRQCFVASDKLWALIASRVKTILGLALDFHNVEQTLGTGGTAASVRARCEMELDRIEKQFDECVVFLLRVCFYLLRQNLMIPYVVQNLCVSRFTAEIPLQILSFKLNVGHFPHLADLVTRINYNHYYMSDTGSFTAIPGSRARQQP; from the exons ATGGCCCCTGCATCCATGGTTCTTCCTCAGCAACCCACAGGGTACCTGGAGACCCCTGTCCCCGAAAGCTTCATACACCTGCTCCAGCGCAGCGTCTCCAAGGGCCTTCCTCacgcggcgccggcgccggcctcGAGGGCGGACGAGCATGAGCTG GTCAAAAGTGTCTTCCAGGTGCTCCAGGGCTTCGACACGCCCTTGCTCTACTGGGACAAGAATGTGCCGGCCTACTGCGAGAAACCTGGGACGTATGTGTCGCATCTCTCGCGGGCGAGCCTCGGCTCCGTGCTCAAGCCCTTTCTGTTTGCGGCGACATGCTTGAAGCGAGCGGAGCTCTTTGTTGGGAAGGTTAGGTCGTGCGGTCACGGGACTCCGACATTGAGTGCGTTTGCTAGTGCGGTCGATTCATGGCTTATG AGGCTCCGGGAAGCAGCTCTCAAGGAGGAAGAGAAGTCGTTTCTTTCTGTTGATCGGACTGTGACTCTTTTGGCTTTAACTGATTCTATGTCAAG TTTATGTTCGGGAGCAGAACATCTGTATCAAGTTGTGCATGGAGCTGTGCCAGACAGCTTTTGGGGTTCTGGAGCAAACATTGCATCTAGTGAAGTGGCAGTCCATGTTGTGAACCATATTTTTAAAAAGTTAAATGAAGTCTGTCTTGTGGAAGATGGCGAG GGTGAGCCATATCATATGCTGCTAGTGATATTTGCTGGAACCTTATTACCTTATCTTCAGTGCCTTGATTCCTGGCTTTATGATGGTATTCTTGATGACCCTTATGAAGAG ATGTTCTTTTATGCAAATAATGCAGTTACGATAGATCAACCAGCCTTCTGGGAAATGAGCTATATGCTCAGAGTAAGAGGACCACGATCTGACAATTCATCAACCCTAACTGACAGTGAGTCTATCAGGACAAAGGAATCAAGCAAACAGGAACCAAGTAATACAGGAGCTTGCTTGAAAACCAGTAATCAAGGTTACACGGATATACTATGCCCGGTGTTCTTGAAGGATATCGCAAGGCCCATTGTATCTGCTGGAAAATCATTTCAGCTTGTTCAGCATGTTCAGAGCACACACCATATTCGAACTCATGATGGCACAAATGGTTTTGATGTTGATCAACGTTTCAATCACAGTAGTCGACAGAATTGGCCAGACGTATTAAGATCTGATATTCAAAACGGGCATTTAAGATGTCAAGATGCTCTTACAAAATCTGCAGGCCAGTTTGGACATGATGCTCGCGAAATGGGCCTCTTATCTTTGTCTGAGATTTTCTTGATATGCCTATCTGGTCTGTTAGAGAATGGTGACCATGTTTATGAATTCTTAAGAAGGCTGCGTGCTGGTAGTGCTCCAGATGTCCAAGCTTTTTTGGAGTGTAAGAGTGACGCACAAGGAATGGAAGAGGCATGTGCAGAAAATTGCTCCAAGAAGACTTGGTTAAAGCTCTTAAGAGGTGCTATCTCAGGAAGAAAATATGATGGTATGGAGAAAACATTGTCCAAAGATGCTGTTACGGGGGATCCAATATTTGTTCATGGATACCTGCAAGATGTATCTTCCAGTGCAGTAGAAATGCCTTTCAGTCCATGTTGCTATGAAAATACAGCCATCACTGCTTGCGGAGATGTACTGCAGAGGAATCCAAATTCTTGGAGTGATTTGAATATCTCTACAAGTTTTAACCTTCCTCCAttgaatgatgataacatgcggaGTGCTATATTTGGCGATCGCCAATCTGCTGGAACTAGCACCTGTGGCGATACACAGCCTACACCATCTTTTCCCAGACTAGATGGAACTGATTTTAAATTTGGTTTTCGGTTTGATGATTTGGAATATGTTCGTCAAGAGGATGATAGAAGGACCCTCGAGGAACTTTATGCatttccgactcttcttccttgtGTAACT GAAAATGCCCCGTTGTCGGAGATTTTACCTTTGCAGAAAGATAGTACACTTGCATCACGAGTTCTGAAGTTTATTCAGAGCATGAGTTTGAAAGACCCTCTTCATCCAGTGGGTATTATCCAAGAATGCCTTTCTAAATGTATAAAGAAACAG GTGGATCACATTGGCAAGCAAATCCTGTGCAAGCTAATGGGTGAATGGAGATTAATGGATGAACTGCTTGTATTACGAGCTATCTATTTGCTAGGATCAG GTGACATGCTGCAGCAGTTTCTGATAACAATTTTTGATAAGCTCGATAAAGGAAATTCCTGGGACGATGATTTTGAGCTGAATACTTTGTTGCAG GAATCCATAAGATATTCAGCTGATAAAATGCTCCTAACCGCTCCAGATTCGTTGGTTGTTTCATTAGCAAAGCATGACACACGATATGATGAGGAAAGTGCACCAACTTCCAGAAAAGGTCGTGCACAGGGTTTTGGCATCGATGCGCTTGATGTACTTAACTTCACATATAAG GTGTCTTGGCCTCTTGATCTAATTGCCAATACAGAGGCTCTGAAGAAGTATAATAAG GTCATGGGGTTCTTACTGAAAGTCAAGCGTGCAAAGTTTGTTTTGGACGAAACCCGAAAGTGGATGTGGAAG GGCAGAGGCAGCACGACGCCTAATTTTAAACAACACTTAATAGTAGGGCAGAAGCTCCTCCATTTTGTCGATGCATTTCATCAATATGTCATGGACCGA GTGTATCATAGTGCGTGGACTGAGCTTTGTGATGGCATGGCATCTGCTACTACATTAGATGAAGTCATGGAAGTTCATGAGGCATATCTTTCTTCTATTCAGAGACAATGCTTTGTGGCCTCGGATAAGTTG TGGGCTCTGATCGCCAGTCGAGTCAAGACTATACTGGGATTGGCGTTAGACTTCCACAATGTGGAGCAAACTCTCGGCACTGGAGGGACCGCGGCATCTGTTAGGGCAAGATGCGAGATGGAGTTGGATCGGATCGAGAAGCAATTCGACGAGTGCGTCGTGTTCCTCTTGAGGGTATGCTTCTACCTACTTCGGCAAAATTTGATGATCCCTTATGTTGTCCAAAATTTATGTGTCAGTAGATTTACTGCTGAAATCCCTTTGCAGATCCTATCTTTCAAGCTGAACGTGGGCCACTTTCCCCATCTCGCGGATTTGGTCACGAGGATCAACTACAATCACTATTACATGTCTGACACCGGAAGCTTCACTGCGATCCCTGGGTCCCGTGCTCGGCAGCAGCCTTGA